The Aspergillus chevalieri M1 DNA, chromosome 5, nearly complete sequence genome includes a region encoding these proteins:
- a CDS encoding putative protein kinase (COG:T;~EggNog:ENOG410PFW7;~InterPro:IPR000719,IPR011009,IPR008271;~PFAM:PF07714,PF00069;~go_function: GO:0004672 - protein kinase activity [Evidence IEA];~go_function: GO:0005524 - ATP binding [Evidence IEA];~go_process: GO:0006468 - protein phosphorylation [Evidence IEA]) codes for MIDPDSPKPTVRSGSLCSSDSNTSGNSINNPESELHAANATPQSHPHNEVLLNHGAPASAMSPPPSSSSSSRPGSAHAFPATTDWVQNNENVPPLYLSHHYMPSLQIRTDVPPTSSPMNSADPMVTYSVSSAGSSGLPPRTPSFRGLRAARNPSTNSLSPAASVLSSPQLLAMGDITPLPSPIGGATPWRPSRNDAQPLSRTPSTISRPGSSLSLRLSESSHRFGRSTSRSRTRPYTSGEKGERAIDTSIPAVPAPRHTRNRSLSDYVPPGRSIPIKPRPIVASGSGAPHFIGPSSSIDDKSNGLHREQYLAVQRGIAFPAARPLTPPRSSRGADDEQQGPVVSRSASLGDSEEVYSVRSIRSQQPRKYRKLCQLGQGTFSQVNLAARMELDQADGTGDLAPLVHTASTSQKLVAVKVIEYGPAGGADEERLEVSLKREVDILKTINHPSVVQLKAFGSDEKRALLVLDYCPGGDLFDVASSSSRPMSPSLTRRIFAELVAAVRYLHQNFIVHRDIKLENVLVTIPSAAMHKPIDWRTYDRAVVTLSDLGLSRRIPEPPESPLLHTRCGSEDYAAPEILMGQAYDGRSTDAWALGVSLYAMMENRLPFDALPGTRGDPAKLRARTPHRIARCEWGWYRYADSDEEWDPEKGKDWGEAHECVEGLLKRNTRRKTLDEIAAIPWVRDAIDVPGGLKRGDQEVP; via the exons TGCCATGTCGCCGCCcccctcgtcttcctcgtcctccagACCTGGTTCTGCCCACGCCTTCCCCGCCACGACGGATTGGGTGCAGAATAATGAGAATGTACCACCTCTTTATCTGTCCCACCATTATATGCCCTCGTTACAGATCCGGACCGATGTACCCCCGACTTCCAGTCCTATGAATTCCGCCGATCCTATGGTTACCTACAGTGTCTCCTCTGCAGGTAGTAGTGGTCTGCCGCCGCGGACACCCAGTTTTCGTGGACTGCGTGCTGCTCGCAATCCCAGTACCAATTCTTTGTCTCCGGCTGCTTCGGTTTTGTCGTCTCCTCAGTTGCTGGCTATGGGTGATATTACGCCCTTGCCTTCGCCCATTGGTGGTGCTACTCCATGGAGGCCGTCTCGAAACGATGCGCAACCTCTGTCTCGTACGCCATCTACCATCTCACGCCCTGGCTCAAGTCTCAGTTTGCGATTGAGCGAATCCTCCCATCGCTTCGGACGGTCAACCTCGCGCTCGCGTACGAGACCCTATACCAGCGGAGAGAAGGGAGAACGGGCTATCGACACTAGTATTCCTGCGGTTCCAGCGCCCAGACACACGCGAAACCGCAGTCTGAGTGACTATGTGCCTCCAGGACGCAGCATCCCCATCAAGCCACGCCCGATTGTCGCGTCGGGATCGGGTGCACCTCATTTTATCGGACCGTCCTCCAGTATTGACGACAAGTCCAATGGTCTTCACCGCGAACAATACTTGGCCGTGCAGCGCGGGATCGCTTTCCCTGCCGCTCGTCCACTCACGCCGCCCCGAAGCAGTCGAGGTGCTGATGATGAGCAGCAAGGGCCGGTCGTCAGCCGTTCTGCCTCTCTGGGCGATTCGGAGGAGGTTTACTCGGTGCGATCAATACGCAGCCAGCAACCCCGCAAATACCGCAAGCTATGCCAGCTTGGCCAAGGGACGTTCAGTCAGGTCAACCTTGCTGCTCGCATGGAGTTGGACCAAGCAGATGGCACCGGTGATCTGGCTCCCCTGGTTCATACGGCTTCGACGTCGCAGAAGTTGGTTGCAGTCAAAGTGATTGAGTACGGCCCCGCCGGTGGTGCGGATGAGGAACGTCTGGAAGTCTCCCTCAAGCGCGAAGTGGATATCCTGAAAACCATCAATCACCCGTCTGTTGTTCAACTCAAGGCTTTTGGCAGCGACGAGAAACGAGCCTTGTTGGTTTTGGACTATTGTCCCGGAGGAGATCTTTTCGATGTCGCATCTTCAAGCTCGCGACCAATGTCGCCTAGCCTCACTCGACGTATCTTTGCAGAATTGGTGGCTGCAGTGCGCTACCTCCATCAGAACTTCATCGTCCATCGAGATATCAAACTAGAGA ACGTGCTCGTGACCATACCCTCAGCCGCCATGCACAAGCCAATCGACTGGCGCACCTATGATCGAGCCGTTGTCACGCTGAGTGATCTTGGTCTCTCGAGACGCATTCCCGAACCCCCCGAGAGCCCGCTTCTCCACACCCGTTGTGGTAGTGAAGACTATGCAGCACCCGAGATCCTGATGGGCCAGGCCTATGACGGACGTTCAACCGACGCGTGGGCCCTTGGTGTGTCCTTGTACGCCATGATGGAGAACCGACTGCCCTTCGATGCCCTTCCCGGCACTCGTGGTGACCCCGCCAAACTCCGCGCGCGAACACCACACCGCATTGCACGTTGCGAGTGGGGTTGGTACCGCTATGCCGACAGTGACGAGGAATGGGATCCCgaaaagggcaaagattggggCGAAGCACACGAATGTGTCGAGGGTCTCTTGAAGCGCAACACACGACGGAAAACCCTTGACGAAATCGCCGCCATTCCCTGGGTCCGGGATGCCATCGATGTGCCTGGTGGACTGAAACGAGGTGACCAAGAGGTGCCTTAG